In the Magnolia sinica isolate HGM2019 chromosome 15, MsV1, whole genome shotgun sequence genome, one interval contains:
- the LOC131227317 gene encoding pentatricopeptide repeat-containing protein At4g14170: MTVRILQSTPKLLHCNLIALTLFLTHPYSTTPKSNFISYHFSLLHSSPNSRNLRHLHARLLRNGLYDDVILASKLILMYSKHHCLLPHSLSVFSHMPVRNVYSWSIIIGEFLRSGRPQRAFDLFVEMRGSGEAAGHDASTLPLALRACASLGDAGKGMYVHGLCVKVGLVRNVFVASAIVFFYVACSWIWDARCVFDEIPQRDAVLWTTMLGGYAQNGEPGLGLEVYREMVGQGIQLDWVVMVSLLLICSQLGWARHGKSVHGWSVRRCLGLGLSLGNALIDMYSKCGELACAHRVFDRMPVRDVISWSVLILGYGLNGCVGVASELFEQMHMEGVMPNSVTFLGVLSACCHAGMVEKAWSYLNMMKEYKVLPELKHYSCMVDVLARAGHLVEAERFIEEMPMKPDAVVLGALLAGCRVHGNIEVGERVAKRLLRLEPQKSGYYVLLANIYAAAGKFDEAERVRGFMKERNVGKVPGCSLIEADGLSEEELKC; the protein is encoded by the coding sequence ATGACCGTACGCATCCTCCAATCAACACCCAAACTCCTCCACTGCAATCTCATCGCTCTCACCCTCTTTCTCACACACCCATACTCCACAACTCCCAAATCAAACTTCATCTCCTACCATTTCTCTCTCCTCCACTCCTCCCCCAACTCCCGAAATCTCCGCCATCTCCACGCGCGTCTTCTTCGCAATGGCCTCTACGATGACGTCATCTTGGCCTCCAAGCTCATCCTCATGTACTCCAAGCACCATTGCcttctccctcactctctctccgTCTTTTCCCACATGCCCGTTCGCAATGTATACTCCTGGAGCATCATCATTGGTGAATTCCTCCGCTCGGGCCGCCCCCAAAGAGCCTTCgacctgtttgttgaaatgcgGGGATCTGGCGAGGCGGCTGGCCATGACGCCTCCACCCTCCCCCTTGCCCTGAGGGCGTGCGCGAGCTTGGGGGATGCTGGGAAAGGAATGTATGTGCATGGTTTGTGTGTGAAGGTGGGGTTGGTGAGGAACGTGTTTGTGGCATCGGCGATAGTGTTTTTCTACGTTGCGTGTTCGTGGATCTGGGATGCACGCTGCGTGTTCGATGAAATTCCTCAAAGGGATGCGGTGCTTTGGACTACAATGTTGGGTGGGTATGCACAGAATGGGGAGCCTGGGTTGGGGCTGGAGGTTTATAGAGAGATGGTGGGTCAGGGGATTCAGCTTGATTGGGTTGTTATGGTGAGTTTGCTGCTCATCTGTAGCCAGTTGGGATGGGCGAGGCATGGGAAAAGTGTGCATGGGTGGAGTGTTAGGAGGTGCCTGGGATTGGGGTTGAGCTTAGGGAATGCTCTTATTGATATGTATTCGAAATGCGGGGAATTGGCATGTGCTCATAGGGTCTTTGACAGAATGCCTGTGAGAGATGTGATTTCTTGGAGTGTGCTGATTTTGGGCTATGGGTTGAATGGGTGTGTGGGTGTTGCTTCGGAGCTCTTCGAGCAGATGCATATGGAAGGAGTTATGCCGAACTCTGTGACTTTTCTTGGTGTTTTGTCTGCCTGTTGCCATGCTGGCATGGTTGAGAAGGCGTGGAGTTATCTTAATATGATGAAGGAATACAAGGTGCTACCTGAATTGAAGCACTATAGTTGCATGGTTGATGTTTTAGCAAGGGCAGGCCATTTGGTTGAAGCAGAGAGGTTTATTGAAGAAATGCCAATGAAGCCCGATGCGGTGGTCTTGGGGGCTCTGCTCGCAGGCTGTCGAGTTCATGGTAACATTGAGGTTGGCGAGAGAGTTGCGAAGAGGCTATTACGATTGGAGCCACAAAAGAGTGGTTACTATGTGCTGTTGGCAAACATTTACGCCGCTGCGGGCAAGTTTGATGAGGCAGAAAGGGTGAGAGGCTTCATGAAGGAAAGGAATGTGGGGAAGGTGCCAGGTTGTAGCCTGATCGAAGCAGATGGACTGAGTGAAGAAGAACTGAAATGTTAG